The following proteins are co-located in the Echinicola sp. 20G genome:
- a CDS encoding beta-N-acetylhexosaminidase translates to MLKIKIGKVSGAVLLIIMAFACSKPAPRLSDVALIPLPDMVTEEAGAFELDESTKIFVEQDDKGLQNVAGFLSALINKSTGFNVQVVKEEPAEGNFIGLKIGAGSGEEAYKLNVGEEKIEVSGATAAGVFWGVQTLRQLMPDQIEKSGEYEGVDWLIPAGSIQDDPEYAYRGSMLDVARHFFSMEDVKRYIDLLAMYKINYLHLHLADDQGWRIEIKSWPKLTEIGGSTEVGGGEGGFYTQDEYKELVSYAQERFITIVPEIDMPGHTNAALASYPELNCNGESPELYTGIEVGFSTLCTDKEVTYQFIDDVIRELVELTPGPYIHIGGDESHVTALEDYIPFIEQAQDIVNSYGKKVIGWDEIAHAALRPSSTAQYWAKAENAKLAVDQGAKVLISPASKAYLDMQYDSTTELGLHWAAYIELDSAYMWDPAKLVEGIGKENILGVEAPLWTETITKMEDIEYMVFPRLIGIAEVAWTSPEKRDWESYKGRLKKHANRLEALGVGYYQSPLLKE, encoded by the coding sequence ATGTTAAAAATTAAAATAGGAAAAGTATCAGGGGCAGTACTACTGATCATCATGGCCTTTGCATGTAGCAAGCCTGCACCCAGGCTTTCAGATGTGGCCCTGATTCCTCTTCCAGACATGGTGACAGAAGAAGCCGGAGCTTTTGAATTGGACGAATCCACTAAAATTTTTGTTGAGCAAGATGATAAAGGACTTCAAAATGTTGCTGGGTTCTTATCTGCTTTGATCAATAAATCTACAGGTTTTAATGTTCAAGTGGTAAAAGAGGAACCTGCAGAGGGTAATTTTATTGGTTTGAAAATAGGTGCAGGAAGTGGAGAAGAGGCCTATAAACTAAATGTGGGCGAGGAAAAGATTGAGGTTTCTGGAGCTACTGCTGCCGGAGTTTTTTGGGGAGTTCAGACTTTAAGACAATTGATGCCTGATCAAATCGAAAAATCTGGAGAGTATGAAGGGGTGGATTGGCTGATTCCAGCTGGATCTATTCAAGATGATCCTGAATATGCTTATCGTGGAAGTATGTTGGATGTGGCAAGGCACTTTTTTAGTATGGAGGATGTGAAGCGCTACATTGACTTGTTGGCGATGTACAAAATAAATTATTTACACCTGCACTTAGCCGATGACCAAGGCTGGAGGATAGAGATCAAGTCATGGCCAAAACTGACAGAGATCGGCGGTAGTACAGAAGTAGGGGGTGGTGAAGGAGGTTTTTATACCCAAGATGAGTATAAAGAGCTTGTATCTTATGCTCAGGAGAGGTTTATCACCATCGTTCCGGAGATTGATATGCCTGGTCATACCAATGCAGCATTGGCATCATATCCAGAATTGAACTGCAATGGTGAGTCCCCGGAATTGTACACTGGTATCGAAGTAGGGTTTAGTACCTTGTGTACCGACAAGGAGGTTACTTACCAGTTTATTGATGATGTAATAAGAGAGTTGGTTGAATTGACTCCCGGACCCTACATCCACATTGGTGGGGATGAGTCTCATGTGACCGCGTTGGAAGACTATATTCCTTTTATTGAACAGGCACAGGATATAGTAAATTCTTATGGTAAAAAGGTAATTGGCTGGGATGAAATCGCACATGCGGCATTAAGGCCAAGTTCTACTGCTCAGTATTGGGCAAAGGCAGAAAATGCTAAATTGGCGGTCGACCAAGGAGCAAAGGTTTTGATATCACCGGCTTCCAAGGCTTATTTGGATATGCAATATGACTCTACCACTGAGCTGGGGTTGCACTGGGCGGCCTATATAGAACTTGATAGTGCTTATATGTGGGACCCTGCTAAATTGGTGGAGGGGATCGGTAAGGAAAATATATTGGGCGTTGAAGCTCCTTTATGGACGGAAACCATTACCAAAATGGAGGATATAGAATATATGGTTTTCCCACGCTTGATTGGGATTGCAGAGGT